In Deinococcus puniceus, one genomic interval encodes:
- a CDS encoding class I SAM-dependent methyltransferase: MASDPLHFYYEQDREHERLLRGSNQLEFTRTLELMVRFLPPAPARILDIGGGTGPYSRWLLKRGYSVQLLDAMPNHIERAQQDPALAGLESAVVGDARALPYAAASADAALLFGPVYHLTGRADRVAALREARRCVRAGGVVLAAAITRTASALDGLLAGMDADPRFAAMRNHTLTTGLHLPPDPALGWFTETYFHSPAELVAEFQDAGLTNVALYAVEGLGNIVPEFDVLWADPERRERLLDLVRRTETDPHLWGVSAHLLAVGQV; the protein is encoded by the coding sequence ATGGCTTCAGACCCGTTGCACTTCTACTACGAACAGGATCGGGAGCATGAGCGGCTGTTACGCGGCAGCAATCAATTGGAATTTACCCGCACCCTCGAACTGATGGTGCGGTTTTTGCCGCCTGCCCCCGCCCGGATTCTGGACATTGGCGGCGGCACCGGGCCGTATTCGCGCTGGCTGCTGAAGCGAGGTTATTCGGTGCAGTTGCTGGACGCCATGCCCAACCATATAGAACGGGCGCAACAAGACCCCGCACTGGCGGGTTTGGAATCGGCGGTGGTGGGCGACGCCCGCGCCTTGCCCTACGCGGCGGCTTCGGCAGACGCGGCGCTGTTGTTCGGGCCGGTGTATCACCTCACCGGGCGGGCAGACCGAGTGGCGGCCCTCAGGGAAGCGCGGCGCTGTGTTAGAGCGGGCGGAGTCGTGTTGGCCGCCGCGATTACCCGGACGGCCAGTGCCCTAGACGGCCTGCTGGCGGGCATGGACGCCGATCCACGCTTTGCCGCCATGCGGAACCACACCCTCACTACGGGCCTGCATTTGCCACCTGACCCGGCGCTAGGCTGGTTCACAGAGACGTATTTTCATAGCCCGGCAGAGTTGGTCGCCGAATTTCAGGACGCTGGATTGACGAATGTGGCCCTATACGCGGTGGAAGGACTGGGCAACATCGTGCCGGAGTTTGATGTGTTGTGGGCCGACCCAGAACGGCGGGAGCGCCTCTTAGACTTGGTGCGGCGCACGGAAACAGACCCGCATCTGTGGGGTGTCAGCGCCCATCTGCTGGCCGTCGGGCAGGTGTAA
- a CDS encoding SDR family oxidoreductase: MTATTSAGKVLLITGASTGIGAATARQAVQAGWRVALLARSEDKLQALAAELGEGQAIALRADVTQWPDLERAVAATLERFGRLDAALANAGFTAGAPRYATGDPTPDEWRDMILTNVLGAALTARATLPHLIGSRGHLLLVGSVAGRVATPGPYSATKWAISGMGESIRREVSAEGVRVTTIEPGRVETPFWAEGRKPQNAEFLQDDDVARAILYALQQPAHVAINELLIRPTTQDL, translated from the coding sequence ATGACAGCAACCACTTCGGCAGGCAAAGTTCTTCTGATTACGGGCGCGAGTACGGGCATCGGCGCGGCCACAGCGCGGCAGGCGGTGCAGGCAGGCTGGCGCGTGGCGCTCTTGGCCCGCAGCGAGGACAAATTGCAGGCGTTGGCCGCAGAATTGGGCGAAGGACAGGCCATCGCCCTCCGCGCCGACGTGACCCAGTGGCCCGACCTAGAGCGGGCAGTGGCGGCCACGTTGGAACGTTTTGGACGGCTGGACGCAGCCCTCGCCAACGCAGGATTCACGGCAGGCGCACCCCGTTACGCCACTGGCGACCCCACGCCCGACGAATGGCGCGACATGATCCTGACCAATGTGCTGGGGGCTGCCCTCACCGCCCGCGCCACGTTGCCGCACCTGATCGGCAGCCGGGGCCACCTGTTGTTGGTGGGGTCTGTGGCCGGAAGAGTCGCTACTCCCGGCCCCTACAGCGCCACCAAATGGGCGATTTCGGGCATGGGCGAAAGCATCCGCCGCGAAGTGAGTGCCGAGGGCGTGCGCGTGACCACCATCGAACCGGGCCGGGTCGAAACGCCGTTCTGGGCAGAAGGCCGCAAGCCACAAAACGCTGAATTCCTGCAAGACGACGATGTGGCCCGCGCCATCCTGTACGCGCTCCAGCAGCCCGCGCACGTGGCGATCAATGAACTGCTGATCCGCCCGACGACGCAGGACCTGTAG
- a CDS encoding alpha/beta hydrolase family protein: MRRLVQLGLLLLVAGAGWVAVTQPENLPFALPENSTSQPTTSAPSDPTAPAPNGTLTDAALTALVTRQPISVQALRAREYPGSALTVRETLRAGANYSRQVVSYQSDGLRINALLTVPNGAPPPGGWPAIVFNHGYIPPDEYRTTERYVAYQDAFARAGFVTLKSDYRGHGSSEGEALGGYNDPGYTVDVLNAAASLKADRRVNPARLGLWGHSMGGQLSLRAMLVDKSLKAASLWAGVVAGYDVLATDWNPPATGPKPTLDRLNRRYLRALSPNALLRDLNGRPIQLHHGTNDADVPYSFQKALADDLRAAGQGVEAYRYEGDNHNLSQNLQVALRRSVAFFKANL; encoded by the coding sequence ATGCGGCGTCTGGTGCAACTGGGATTGCTGCTGTTGGTGGCGGGTGCGGGCTGGGTAGCGGTGACTCAGCCGGAGAATCTGCCGTTTGCGCTGCCAGAAAATTCAACGAGTCAGCCCACGACTTCCGCTCCCTCTGACCCCACGGCCCCCGCCCCAAACGGCACCCTGACCGACGCAGCCCTGACTGCACTCGTGACGCGGCAGCCCATCAGCGTACAGGCGCTCCGGGCGCGGGAGTACCCCGGCAGCGCCCTCACGGTACGTGAAACTCTGCGGGCCGGGGCAAACTATTCGCGGCAAGTCGTCAGCTACCAGTCCGATGGACTCCGGATCAATGCCCTGCTGACCGTGCCCAACGGTGCGCCGCCGCCGGGTGGGTGGCCTGCCATCGTGTTCAATCACGGGTACATTCCGCCCGACGAGTACCGCACCACCGAGCGCTATGTGGCCTACCAAGACGCCTTTGCCCGAGCCGGATTCGTGACCCTAAAGAGCGATTACCGGGGGCACGGCAGCAGTGAGGGCGAGGCGCTCGGCGGCTACAACGACCCCGGCTACACGGTAGATGTGCTGAACGCCGCCGCCAGCCTCAAGGCCGACAGGCGCGTGAATCCGGCGCGGCTGGGGCTGTGGGGCCACTCTATGGGCGGCCAACTGAGTCTGCGGGCCATGCTGGTTGATAAAAGCCTGAAAGCCGCGTCTCTGTGGGCAGGCGTAGTCGCGGGCTATGACGTATTGGCGACAGACTGGAACCCGCCCGCCACTGGCCCAAAACCCACCCTAGACCGCCTGAACCGCCGCTACCTGCGGGCACTCAGTCCCAATGCCCTGCTGCGCGACCTGAACGGCAGGCCCATTCAGCTGCATCACGGTACCAACGACGCCGATGTGCCCTACTCGTTTCAGAAAGCCTTGGCCGACGACTTGCGGGCTGCTGGGCAGGGCGTGGAAGCCTACCGCTACGAGGGCGATAACCACAACCTGAGCCAGAATTTGCAAGTGGCCCTCCGGCGCAGCGTGGCGTTTTTTAAGGCGAATCTGTGA
- a CDS encoding alpha/beta hydrolase family protein, with the protein MTFKRCGFGVAITALLISFPAQAQSAAALAKLDAAQMSIPAARAKTFVGSPLTVQQNLRAGANYSRQVVSYQSDGLRINALLTVPNGTPPKGGWPTIVFNHGYIPPNVYRTTERYVAYQDAFARAGFITLKSDYRGHGSSEGEALGGYFAPDYTTDVMNALASLKADKRVNPARIGMWGHSMGGFLTLRAMVIDRQVKAGVIWAGVVGDYNQIINEWRSPVPASIPKSVLALRQKAVAKYGTPQANPKFWNTLAANSYLADISGPVQLHIGTADNDVPVAFHTRLTEQLKAIGKPVQSYVYPGDNHDLSRNLTTALNRSVAFFKANL; encoded by the coding sequence ATGACGTTCAAGCGGTGCGGGTTCGGCGTGGCGATTACGGCCCTCTTAATTTCTTTTCCGGCACAGGCGCAGTCGGCGGCAGCCCTTGCCAAGCTGGACGCTGCCCAGATGAGTATCCCGGCGGCGCGGGCCAAGACCTTCGTGGGCAGCCCCCTGACGGTGCAGCAAAACTTGCGTGCGGGGGCCAACTACTCGCGGCAGGTCGTCAGTTATCAGTCCGACGGACTCCGGATCAATGCCCTCCTGACCGTTCCCAACGGCACGCCGCCCAAGGGGGGCTGGCCCACTATCGTATTTAATCATGGGTACATTCCGCCCAACGTGTACCGCACCACCGAGCGCTATGTGGCTTACCAAGACGCTTTTGCGCGGGCCGGATTCATCACCCTGAAAAGCGACTACCGGGGGCACGGCAGCAGTGAGGGCGAGGCGCTGGGCGGTTATTTCGCGCCTGATTACACCACCGACGTGATGAACGCGCTGGCCAGTCTGAAGGCCGACAAGCGCGTGAATCCGGCCCGAATTGGGATGTGGGGCCACTCTATGGGGGGGTTCCTGACCCTGCGGGCGATGGTGATAGACCGCCAAGTGAAGGCAGGCGTGATTTGGGCGGGCGTGGTGGGCGACTACAACCAGATCATCAACGAGTGGCGTAGCCCGGTTCCGGCGTCTATTCCCAAGTCGGTGCTGGCGCTCAGGCAAAAAGCAGTCGCCAAATACGGCACGCCGCAGGCCAACCCCAAGTTCTGGAATACGCTGGCCGCCAATTCTTACCTCGCTGACATCAGCGGCCCGGTGCAGCTGCACATCGGCACCGCCGACAACGACGTGCCAGTCGCCTTCCATACCCGCCTGACCGAGCAACTGAAGGCCATCGGCAAGCCCGTGCAAAGCTACGTGTATCCCGGCGACAACCACGACCTGAGCCGAAATCTGACCACCGCCCTGAACAGAAGCGTGGCTTTCTTCAAGGCGAATCTGTAA